A portion of the Cyanobium sp. PCC 7001 genome contains these proteins:
- the coaBC gene encoding bifunctional phosphopantothenoylcysteine decarboxylase/phosphopantothenate--cysteine ligase CoaBC, giving the protein MKTDGAAAAAAPLAGRRILVGISGSIAAVKLPLLVSALVQQGAEVRCVLTPSAARLVSPQSLACLSRTPCHLEADQWSHREPRPLHIALAEWAELVLVAPLSASSLARWVHGLADTLLASTLMACEAPVLAAAAMNTSMWGSTAVQRNWEVLARFPQVLPLAPEAGLLACDRQGQGRMADPDLLLLALESLALVGPRQDWRDRRLLVSAGPTREPLDPARCLTNPSTGRMGVLLAQAARLRGARVELVHGPLTLPPAWLEGIARTPVQTAAEMEAALLELQPQADAVAMAAAVADHRRARPEARKLEKGQLEAALGQGWEAVPDLLAQLVRRRPDGQRILGFAAQSGEVLPQARAKLARKGCDLLFANPIDRPGSGFGSLTNGGWLLGPGDQVQELPVAPKLAIAHQLLTALHPAAALRAQAARG; this is encoded by the coding sequence ATGAAGACTGACGGGGCAGCGGCGGCGGCCGCTCCTCTCGCCGGCCGCCGCATCCTCGTGGGCATCAGCGGCAGCATCGCCGCCGTGAAGCTGCCGCTGCTGGTCAGCGCCCTGGTGCAGCAGGGCGCCGAGGTGCGCTGCGTGCTCACCCCGAGTGCCGCGCGCCTGGTGAGCCCGCAGTCCCTGGCCTGCCTGAGCCGCACCCCCTGCCACCTGGAGGCCGATCAGTGGAGCCATCGGGAACCGCGGCCTCTCCACATCGCCCTGGCCGAGTGGGCCGAACTCGTGCTGGTCGCCCCCCTCTCCGCCTCCAGCCTGGCGCGCTGGGTCCATGGCCTCGCCGACACGCTGCTGGCCAGCACCCTCATGGCCTGCGAGGCTCCCGTGTTGGCCGCCGCCGCCATGAACACCAGCATGTGGGGTTCCACGGCGGTGCAGCGCAACTGGGAGGTGCTGGCCCGGTTCCCGCAGGTGCTGCCCCTGGCTCCGGAGGCGGGCCTGCTGGCCTGCGACCGGCAGGGGCAGGGGCGCATGGCCGATCCGGACCTGCTGCTGCTGGCCCTGGAGTCGCTGGCCCTGGTGGGCCCCCGGCAGGACTGGCGGGATCGGCGGCTGCTGGTGAGTGCGGGCCCGACCCGCGAGCCCCTGGATCCGGCCCGCTGCCTCACCAACCCCAGCACCGGCCGGATGGGCGTGCTGCTGGCCCAGGCCGCCCGCCTGCGGGGGGCACGGGTGGAGCTGGTGCACGGCCCGCTCACGCTCCCGCCTGCCTGGCTGGAAGGGATCGCCCGCACCCCGGTGCAGACCGCCGCGGAGATGGAGGCGGCCCTGCTGGAGCTCCAGCCGCAGGCCGATGCCGTGGCCATGGCGGCCGCGGTGGCCGATCACCGCCGGGCCAGGCCCGAGGCCAGGAAGCTGGAGAAGGGTCAGCTCGAAGCGGCCCTGGGCCAGGGCTGGGAGGCCGTGCCCGATCTGCTGGCCCAGTTGGTGCGCCGGCGCCCCGACGGGCAGCGCATTCTGGGTTTCGCGGCCCAGTCCGGCGAGGTGCTGCCCCAGGCCCGCGCCAAGCTGGCGCGCAAGGGCTGTGATCTCCTCTTCGCCAACCCGATCGACCGTCCGGGTTCAGGCTTCGGCAGCCTCACCAATGGGGGCTGGCTGCTGGGCCCCGGCGATCAGGTGCAGGAGCTTCCCGTGGCGCCCAAGCTGGCGATCGCCCACCAGCTGCTCA
- a CDS encoding DUF2555 domain-containing protein, with product MASPSESITPERLAAFDETMAAALAQRLEEDDYPTPFDGLSDWHLMRALAIHRPELARPYVHLVDQEPFDED from the coding sequence ATGGCCTCTCCGTCCGAGTCGATCACGCCGGAACGGCTCGCCGCCTTCGACGAAACCATGGCCGCCGCCCTGGCCCAGCGCCTGGAGGAGGACGACTACCCCACGCCGTTCGACGGCCTGAGCGACTGGCATCTGATGCGGGCCCTGGCCATCCATCGCCCCGAGCTGGCGCGCCCCTACGTGCATCTGGTGGACCAGGAGCCCTTTGATGAAGACTGA
- a CDS encoding PCP reductase family protein, with product MQWTSAAEQRLKEVPFFVRPAVRRRIEAMAADAGLEQIDEAFYGEARVQFGQK from the coding sequence ATGCAGTGGACCAGCGCGGCTGAACAGAGGCTGAAGGAGGTGCCCTTCTTCGTGCGGCCGGCCGTGCGGCGCCGCATCGAAGCGATGGCCGCCGACGCGGGCTTGGAGCAGATCGACGAGGCCTTCTATGGCGAGGCCCGCGTGCAGTTCGGCCAGAAATGA
- a CDS encoding DUF565 domain-containing protein, translating into MTNLQPRPFQQTRFQQRVAEAPRQLQRWARNPWRRLSLQLIVLLLSFSIGGVVASIAGQLSQIDPVGALLCVLVIELAIRARGPLLRRSTHTLGLNLLDMARIGLLYGLLLDGFKLL; encoded by the coding sequence GTGACCAACCTGCAACCGCGGCCCTTCCAGCAGACCCGCTTCCAGCAGCGTGTGGCCGAGGCCCCCCGACAGCTGCAGCGCTGGGCCCGGAATCCCTGGCGGCGCCTGTCTCTGCAGTTGATCGTGCTGCTGCTCAGCTTTTCGATCGGCGGCGTGGTGGCCTCCATTGCGGGCCAGCTCTCCCAGATCGATCCGGTGGGAGCGCTGCTGTGCGTGCTGGTGATCGAGCTGGCGATCCGTGCCCGGGGGCCCCTGCTGCGGCGCTCCACCCACACCCTGGGGCTCAACCTGCTCGACATGGCCAGGATCGGCCTGCTCTACGGACTATTGCTGGACGGCTTCAAGCTGCTGTGA
- a CDS encoding aspartate carbamoyltransferase catalytic subunit, with the protein MSSWGHRHVIDLATFSHDDLAVVLELAQRFRAMPVSGSRKLPALQGRLVTSLFFEPSTRTRSSFELAARRLSADVQSFSPSSSSLSKGESLLDTARTYVAMGADVLVVRHRCAGIPQLLAEELDRCGERVAVLNAGDGLHSHPSQGLLDLFTLARHFSPEAPSPEVLHGRRIVIVGDVLHSRVARSNLWALTACGADVVLCGPATLLPEAFAAFVDGPPPGQASDPVPARGRVSVERNLDTALEGADAVMTLRLQKERMREHLLTSLDAYHRAYGLTHARLRRCGRPVPVLHPGPVNRGVEMASALLDDPALCLVEEQVRNGIPVRMALLYLLAAEAAAAPRSQQLEAVQQ; encoded by the coding sequence TTGAGCAGCTGGGGTCATCGCCATGTGATCGATCTGGCGACGTTCTCGCACGATGACCTGGCCGTGGTGCTCGAGCTGGCTCAGCGGTTCCGGGCCATGCCCGTGAGCGGCTCCCGCAAGCTGCCTGCCCTGCAGGGGCGGCTGGTGACCAGCCTGTTCTTCGAGCCCAGCACGCGCACCCGCAGCAGCTTCGAGCTGGCGGCCCGGCGGCTCTCCGCCGATGTGCAGAGCTTCTCACCCTCCTCCAGCTCCCTCAGCAAGGGGGAGAGCCTGCTGGACACGGCGCGCACCTACGTGGCCATGGGGGCCGATGTGCTCGTGGTGCGGCACCGCTGTGCCGGCATCCCCCAGCTGCTGGCGGAGGAGCTGGACCGCTGCGGCGAGCGGGTGGCGGTGCTGAATGCCGGCGATGGCCTCCACAGCCACCCCAGCCAGGGCCTGCTGGATCTGTTCACCCTGGCCCGCCATTTCTCGCCGGAGGCGCCCAGCCCCGAGGTGCTGCACGGCCGGCGCATCGTGATCGTGGGCGACGTGCTCCACTCCCGGGTGGCCCGCTCCAATCTCTGGGCCTTGACGGCCTGCGGCGCCGACGTGGTTCTCTGCGGTCCGGCCACACTCCTGCCGGAGGCCTTCGCCGCCTTCGTGGACGGCCCCCCGCCCGGCCAGGCCAGCGATCCGGTGCCCGCACGGGGCCGGGTGAGCGTGGAGCGGAATCTGGACACGGCCCTGGAGGGGGCTGATGCGGTGATGACGCTGCGGCTCCAGAAGGAGCGCATGCGCGAGCACCTGCTCACCAGCCTGGATGCCTACCACCGGGCCTATGGCCTCACCCACGCACGGCTCCGGCGCTGCGGTCGGCCCGTGCCGGTGCTGCACCCCGGTCCGGTGAATCGGGGTGTGGAGATGGCCTCCGCCCTTCTCGACGATCCTGCCCTCTGCCTGGTGGAGGAACAGGTGCGCAACGGCATTCCCGTGCGCATGGCCCTGCTCTACCTGCTGGCCGCCGAAGCGGCGGCCGCCCCCCGCTCACAGCAGCTTGAAGCCGTCCAGCAATAG
- a CDS encoding DNA-3-methyladenine glycosylase — protein MGVEKTGVEKKVKSEGPGAGQEEGGETGAARPRPDQAAEPGEGPAPLKKHQTHPSLLPTAFFARPAELVAPELLGCWLIRRWSDGRQLEGLIVETEAYSQDEPACHGYRRRSPSNATLFGEPGHFYVYLTYGIHHCVNVVTGRRDWANGVLLRALQLPGEPVRTAAGPALLARRFDLDRSHDGLAVAPASGLWIAPRRDPPAATPLVTQTTRIGISQGQDLPWRWYLRHSPSISRRAPGDRPRAGH, from the coding sequence ATGGGCGTGGAGAAAACGGGCGTGGAGAAAAAGGTGAAGTCCGAAGGGCCTGGGGCGGGTCAGGAGGAAGGTGGCGAGACGGGTGCCGCGCGACCGCGACCGGACCAGGCAGCGGAGCCGGGCGAGGGACCCGCACCGCTGAAGAAACACCAGACCCATCCCAGTCTGCTGCCTACCGCCTTCTTTGCGCGACCGGCCGAGCTGGTGGCACCGGAGTTGCTGGGCTGCTGGCTGATCCGCCGCTGGAGCGATGGCCGCCAGCTGGAGGGATTGATCGTGGAAACCGAGGCCTATTCCCAGGACGAACCCGCCTGTCACGGCTACCGCCGCCGCTCCCCCAGCAACGCCACCCTGTTCGGGGAGCCAGGGCACTTCTACGTCTATCTCACCTATGGCATCCACCACTGCGTGAACGTGGTCACGGGGCGCCGTGACTGGGCCAACGGGGTGCTGCTCAGGGCCCTGCAGCTCCCCGGTGAGCCGGTGCGCACGGCGGCTGGGCCGGCGCTGCTGGCCCGTCGCTTCGACCTGGACCGGAGCCATGACGGCCTGGCGGTGGCTCCTGCCTCCGGACTGTGGATCGCCCCCCGGCGCGACCCGCCAGCTGCGACGCCGCTGGTCACCCAGACCACCCGGATCGGCATCAGCCAGGGGCAGGACCTCCCCTGGCGCTGGTACCTCCGCCACAGCCCCAGCATCAGCCGCCGGGCGCCGGGGGACCGGCCACGAGCCGGCCACTAG
- a CDS encoding DUF6679 family protein, producing MLHRKLYQFCAEKRPVWVFLRDQQRWIEEALITEIEGDLVTLHYDAEEDDETHSWEESVRLDSIGAVSTRLSYVNRSDMAELPTAEDCPEAERLSS from the coding sequence ATGCTGCACCGCAAGCTCTACCAGTTCTGTGCCGAGAAGCGGCCCGTGTGGGTGTTTCTGCGGGATCAGCAGCGCTGGATCGAAGAGGCACTGATCACCGAGATCGAGGGCGACCTCGTGACCCTCCACTACGACGCCGAAGAGGACGACGAAACCCACAGCTGGGAGGAGAGTGTGCGGCTCGATTCCATCGGCGCCGTGAGCACCCGCCTCTCCTATGTGAATCGCAGCGACATGGCCGAACTGCCCACGGCGGAGGACTGCCCCGAGGCCGAGCGGCTCAGCAGCTGA
- a CDS encoding creatininase family protein, whose translation MTSQPPSPSATAPSSAERRTEDIRLQLRTWPEVEAYLERCRAVIVPLGSTEQHGPTGAIGTDALTAEAVALEVGRRSGVLVTPAQAFGMAEHHLGFAGTVSLQPSTLMAVLHDVVLSLAGHGFERIFVINGHGGNIATSKAAFAQAYATAASRGLPRAAELRCRLANWFMVPTVFQKARELYGDLEGHHATPSEIALTLHLEPSLMGQQRPLPAPAPAGPIHGPADFRRRHPDGRMGSDPFLARAEHGAIFLDLAATALCTDLERFLNTDS comes from the coding sequence GTGACCAGCCAGCCCCCATCCCCATCGGCGACCGCCCCCTCCAGCGCGGAGCGGCGCACGGAGGACATCCGCCTGCAGCTGCGCACCTGGCCTGAGGTGGAGGCCTATCTGGAGCGCTGTCGGGCTGTGATCGTGCCCCTGGGCTCCACGGAGCAGCACGGCCCCACCGGCGCCATCGGCACCGATGCACTCACCGCCGAGGCCGTGGCCCTGGAGGTGGGACGCCGCAGCGGGGTGCTGGTGACACCGGCGCAGGCCTTCGGCATGGCGGAGCACCACCTGGGCTTCGCCGGCACGGTGAGCCTGCAGCCCAGCACCTTGATGGCGGTGCTGCACGACGTGGTGCTCTCCCTGGCCGGCCATGGCTTCGAGCGGATCTTCGTGATCAATGGCCACGGCGGCAACATCGCCACCAGCAAGGCCGCCTTCGCCCAGGCCTACGCCACGGCGGCCAGCCGCGGCCTGCCCCGGGCCGCCGAGCTGCGCTGCCGTCTCGCCAACTGGTTCATGGTGCCAACCGTGTTCCAGAAGGCCAGGGAGCTCTACGGCGACCTGGAAGGACACCACGCCACCCCCAGCGAGATTGCCCTCACCCTCCACCTGGAGCCGAGCCTGATGGGCCAACAGCGGCCGCTGCCGGCGCCGGCGCCGGCCGGCCCGATCCATGGGCCTGCCGATTTCCGCCGCCGCCACCCCGACGGCCGCATGGGCTCCGATCCCTTCCTGGCCCGGGCCGAGCACGGCGCCATCTTCCTCGACCTCGCCGCCACGGCCCTGTGCACCGATCTGGAGCGCTTCCTCAACACCGACAGCTAG
- the gatC gene encoding Asp-tRNA(Asn)/Glu-tRNA(Gln) amidotransferase subunit GatC: MSKITAEDVRKVAHLARLALPEEKIATYTGQLERILEYVAHLEAVDTEGVPPTTRAVEVTNVTREDAVVATEVREELLDLAPQREGDFFRVPQILAG; this comes from the coding sequence ATGAGCAAGATCACGGCGGAGGACGTGCGCAAGGTGGCCCATCTGGCCAGGCTGGCCCTGCCTGAGGAGAAAATCGCCACCTACACCGGCCAGCTGGAGCGCATCCTCGAGTACGTGGCCCATCTCGAGGCCGTGGACACCGAGGGCGTACCTCCGACGACTCGGGCCGTGGAGGTCACGAACGTGACCCGGGAGGATGCGGTGGTGGCCACCGAGGTGCGCGAAGAGCTGCTGGATCTGGCCCCCCAGCGCGAGGGGGATTTCTTCCGGGTGCCCCAGATCCTGGCGGGCTGA
- the crtR gene encoding beta-carotene hydroxylase has product MTQVPAVERHLAVPAPRQSPSSAVPRHFLDAPPPWNPTVGLFLGGFALAGLTIWGWFVGGWPLPVLLITGFLALHLEGTVIHDACHNAAHPNRFWNAVMGHGAALLLGFSFPVFTRVHLQHHAHVNDPKHDPDHIVSTFGPLWLIAPRFFYHEVFFFRRRLWRRYELLEWGLARGIFVAIVVAAAKYGFLPFIFNCWFAPALMVGVTLGLFFDYLPHRPFQSRNRWHNARVYPSRLMNWLIMGQNYHLIHHLWPSIPWFEYRPAYHATKHILDSKGSPQRLGLFESRADGLNFLYDILLGVRSHSKRRSKLRPLAALMPTRHARRRVLEVLHRTAVSPVR; this is encoded by the coding sequence ATGACCCAGGTTCCGGCTGTTGAGCGCCACCTGGCCGTTCCCGCCCCGCGCCAGTCGCCGTCCAGCGCGGTGCCCCGGCATTTCCTCGACGCCCCTCCTCCCTGGAACCCCACCGTGGGGCTCTTCCTCGGTGGATTCGCCCTGGCGGGCCTCACGATCTGGGGCTGGTTCGTGGGGGGCTGGCCCCTGCCGGTGCTGCTGATCACCGGTTTCCTGGCCCTGCACCTGGAGGGCACGGTGATCCATGACGCCTGCCACAACGCCGCCCACCCCAACCGCTTCTGGAACGCGGTGATGGGCCATGGGGCCGCGCTGCTGCTGGGCTTCAGCTTCCCGGTGTTCACCCGGGTGCACCTCCAGCACCATGCCCACGTGAACGATCCGAAGCACGATCCCGATCACATCGTGAGCACATTCGGCCCGTTGTGGTTGATCGCGCCGCGATTCTTCTACCACGAGGTCTTCTTCTTCCGCCGTCGCCTCTGGCGGCGCTACGAGTTGCTGGAGTGGGGCCTGGCGCGGGGCATCTTCGTGGCCATTGTCGTGGCCGCGGCGAAGTATGGATTCCTACCCTTCATCTTCAACTGCTGGTTCGCCCCGGCCCTGATGGTGGGCGTCACCCTCGGCCTGTTCTTCGATTACCTGCCCCACCGACCGTTTCAGTCGCGCAATCGCTGGCACAACGCCCGCGTGTATCCCAGCCGTCTGATGAACTGGTTGATCATGGGCCAGAACTATCACCTGATCCACCATCTCTGGCCGTCGATCCCCTGGTTCGAATACCGGCCCGCGTATCACGCCACCAAGCACATTCTCGACAGCAAGGGTTCGCCCCAGCGCCTGGGCCTGTTCGAAAGCCGCGCCGATGGACTCAACTTCCTCTATGACATCCTGCTCGGCGTGCGCAGTCACAGCAAGCGGCGCAGCAAGCTGCGTCCCCTGGCGGCGTTGATGCCAACCCGCCATGCGCGGCGGCGGGTGCTCGAAGTGCTGCACCGCACGGCGGTCTCGCCGGTGCGCTGA
- a CDS encoding Ycf66 family protein, with product MLATLGGVLALVAGLIVLLLPVVATELSRPRDSAWGAVVLLLGLVLVTSAERLMGAPMLGVLCGGLLIGRLGLEVGQSRWRALSPEEQQRLWSKERWQASLSELAASLGRLLELTSGAAGAALDWLRQRRQPRATTKRWVRQELPAEPPADAPAEASADPLAEPAAADPVPADPAAVGADPDTGAKPAAATPPVVVTSLEGVEALLQADADPDAASDAAEESEPSEGKPLAQAPDGGETG from the coding sequence ATGCTCGCGACCCTGGGGGGAGTCCTGGCCCTGGTGGCCGGGCTCATCGTGCTGCTGCTGCCCGTCGTGGCCACCGAGCTCAGCCGCCCGCGCGACTCGGCCTGGGGCGCCGTGGTGCTGCTGCTGGGCCTGGTGCTCGTGACGAGCGCCGAGCGCCTGATGGGGGCCCCGATGCTCGGGGTGCTGTGCGGCGGCCTGTTGATCGGCCGTCTGGGTCTGGAGGTGGGCCAGAGCCGCTGGCGGGCCCTGTCCCCGGAGGAGCAGCAGCGGTTGTGGTCGAAGGAACGCTGGCAGGCCAGCCTCAGCGAACTGGCCGCCAGCCTGGGGCGGCTGCTCGAGCTGACCAGCGGGGCCGCCGGCGCTGCACTGGACTGGCTGCGGCAGCGGCGCCAACCCCGCGCCACCACCAAGCGCTGGGTCCGTCAGGAGCTCCCGGCCGAACCTCCAGCTGACGCTCCCGCTGAAGCTTCTGCTGACCCGTTGGCTGAACCTGCGGCAGCTGATCCTGTCCCGGCCGATCCTGCTGCCGTAGGGGCTGACCCGGACACGGGGGCGAAACCGGCAGCGGCGACCCCGCCCGTGGTGGTGACATCGCTCGAGGGCGTCGAGGCCCTGCTGCAAGCGGATGCAGATCCCGATGCAGCGTCCGATGCCGCTGAGGAGAGCGAGCCCTCCGAGGGCAAGCCGCTCGCCCAGGCGCCGGATGGGGGCGAAACGGGATAA
- the ileS gene encoding isoleucine--tRNA ligase, with translation MTASSAPVSYKDTLNLLQTPFSMRANAKAREPEIQAFWAGQRIYERLSRENPGPVFTLHDGPPYANGALHVGHALNKILKDIINKTALLQGRRARFVPGWDCHGLPIELKVLQGLKSSERAALTPLGLRHKAHAYALEQVEGQKAGFQRWGIWADWEQPYLTLQKSYEAAQIGVFGAMVLAGHIYRGLKPVHWSPSSRTALAEAELEYPDGHTSPSVYVAFPVEAVPSVLASRLRAVGIEVEDSGQMGGHRRPITLSMAIWTTTPWTLPANLAISVNGKLDYSICEVNGGDSLSNHLVVATELVATLEQTLGLTLKPLLSLKGEELEGSVYRHPLLERRGQVVIGGDYITTEAGTGLVHTAPGHGVDDFNTGRKYGLPVLCPVDEAGTLTEEAGPFAGTNVLKDANPTIVAALREAGVLISEQRYEHRYPYDWRTKKPTIFRATEQWFASVEGFRQAALEAIARVEWLPASGRNRIEAMVSERGDWCISRQRTWGVPIPVFYHRTTGEVLLTEATLSHIQALIAEHGADVWWERDEAGLLPPELADQADQWRKGTDTMDVWFDSGSSWAGVLQERGLRYPADLYLEGSDQHRGWFQSSLLTSVAVNGEAPYRRVLTHGFTLDEKGRKMSKSLGNVVDPAVLVEGGRNEKQEPAYGADVLRLWVSSVDYSADVPLGPGIVKQLADVYRKVRNTARYLLGNLHDFDPRPAAAGGHAIPLEELPLLDQWMLQRTAALVDAVSGDFGRYEFYRFFQALQNFCVVDLSNVYLDIAKDRLYVSAAGDFRRRSCQTVLSLVVERLAGLIAPVLCHMAEDIWQNLPYPVAEASVFERGWPTAPAAWRQPELEPPMGRILELRALVNRQLEACRKQAGGEGIGAALEAQVQLVISGDPRTAPLREALAWLSANGRPGVDDLADWLLVSGLSCRVDGAGAVAPEREPAEGMLAETEENGLTVRIARAEGDKCERCWHYTTDIGTSSAHPSLCGRCLAVLS, from the coding sequence GTGACCGCCAGCTCTGCGCCTGTCTCCTACAAGGACACCCTCAACCTGCTGCAGACCCCGTTCTCGATGCGGGCCAATGCCAAGGCGCGGGAGCCGGAGATCCAGGCCTTCTGGGCCGGGCAGCGGATCTACGAGCGGCTCAGCCGGGAGAATCCGGGCCCGGTCTTCACCCTGCACGACGGCCCCCCCTACGCCAACGGGGCCCTGCATGTGGGCCACGCCCTCAACAAGATCCTCAAGGACATCATCAACAAGACGGCGCTGCTGCAGGGCCGGCGGGCCCGGTTCGTGCCGGGCTGGGACTGCCACGGCCTGCCGATCGAGCTGAAGGTGCTGCAGGGCCTCAAGAGCAGCGAACGCGCCGCCCTCACGCCGCTGGGACTGCGCCACAAGGCCCACGCCTATGCCCTCGAGCAGGTGGAGGGGCAGAAGGCTGGCTTCCAACGCTGGGGCATCTGGGCGGACTGGGAGCAGCCCTACCTCACCCTGCAGAAGAGCTACGAGGCCGCCCAGATCGGCGTGTTCGGCGCCATGGTGCTGGCCGGCCACATCTACCGAGGCCTCAAGCCGGTGCACTGGAGCCCCAGCTCCCGCACCGCCCTGGCCGAGGCCGAGCTCGAGTATCCCGACGGCCACACCTCCCCCAGCGTCTACGTGGCCTTCCCCGTGGAGGCCGTGCCCTCCGTTCTGGCCAGCCGCCTCAGGGCCGTGGGGATCGAAGTGGAGGACTCCGGCCAGATGGGCGGCCATCGCCGGCCGATCACACTCTCCATGGCGATCTGGACCACGACCCCCTGGACCCTGCCCGCCAACCTGGCCATCTCGGTGAACGGCAAGCTCGACTACAGCATCTGCGAGGTGAACGGCGGCGACAGCCTCTCCAACCACCTTGTGGTCGCCACCGAGCTGGTGGCGACCCTCGAGCAAACCCTGGGGCTGACCCTCAAGCCGCTGCTCAGCCTGAAGGGCGAGGAGCTGGAAGGCAGCGTGTACCGCCACCCCCTGCTGGAACGCCGCGGCCAGGTGGTGATCGGCGGTGACTACATCACCACCGAAGCAGGCACCGGCCTGGTGCACACCGCCCCCGGCCATGGCGTGGACGACTTCAACACCGGCCGGAAATACGGCCTGCCGGTGCTCTGCCCGGTCGATGAGGCCGGCACCCTCACCGAGGAGGCCGGGCCCTTCGCCGGCACGAATGTGCTCAAGGACGCCAACCCCACGATCGTGGCGGCCCTGCGGGAGGCCGGCGTGCTGATCAGCGAGCAGCGCTACGAACACCGCTACCCCTACGACTGGCGCACCAAGAAGCCCACGATCTTCCGGGCCACCGAACAGTGGTTCGCCTCGGTGGAGGGGTTCCGCCAGGCCGCCCTGGAGGCCATCGCCCGGGTGGAGTGGCTGCCGGCCAGCGGCCGCAACCGCATCGAGGCGATGGTGAGCGAACGGGGCGACTGGTGCATCAGCCGCCAGCGCACCTGGGGCGTGCCGATTCCCGTGTTCTACCACCGCACAACCGGCGAGGTGCTGCTCACCGAAGCCACCCTGAGCCACATCCAGGCCCTGATCGCGGAGCACGGCGCCGACGTGTGGTGGGAACGGGATGAGGCCGGCCTGCTGCCCCCGGAGCTGGCGGACCAGGCCGACCAGTGGCGCAAGGGCACCGACACGATGGACGTGTGGTTCGACTCGGGCTCCTCCTGGGCCGGCGTGCTGCAGGAGCGGGGCCTGCGCTACCCCGCCGACCTCTACCTGGAGGGCAGCGATCAGCACCGGGGCTGGTTCCAGAGCAGCCTGCTCACCTCCGTGGCCGTCAACGGTGAGGCCCCTTACAGGCGGGTGCTCACCCACGGCTTCACCCTCGATGAGAAGGGCCGCAAGATGAGCAAGTCCCTCGGCAACGTGGTGGATCCGGCGGTGCTGGTGGAGGGCGGCCGCAACGAGAAGCAGGAGCCCGCCTACGGCGCCGACGTGCTGCGGCTGTGGGTGAGTTCGGTGGACTACTCCGCCGATGTGCCCCTCGGTCCCGGGATCGTGAAGCAGCTGGCCGATGTCTACCGCAAGGTGCGCAACACGGCGCGCTACCTGCTCGGCAACCTGCACGACTTCGATCCTCGCCCCGCGGCGGCGGGGGGCCATGCCATCCCCCTGGAGGAGCTGCCGCTGCTGGACCAGTGGATGCTGCAGCGCACCGCCGCGCTGGTCGACGCGGTGAGCGGAGACTTCGGGCGCTACGAGTTCTACCGCTTCTTCCAGGCCCTGCAGAACTTCTGCGTGGTGGACCTCTCGAATGTGTACCTCGACATCGCCAAGGACCGGCTCTACGTGAGCGCGGCGGGAGACTTCCGCCGTCGCAGCTGCCAGACGGTGCTGAGCCTGGTGGTGGAGCGGCTGGCCGGCCTGATCGCGCCGGTGCTCTGCCACATGGCCGAAGACATCTGGCAGAACCTCCCCTATCCGGTGGCGGAGGCCTCGGTGTTCGAGCGGGGCTGGCCCACCGCCCCCGCGGCCTGGCGACAGCCTGAGCTGGAGCCGCCGATGGGGCGCATCCTCGAGCTGCGCGCCCTGGTGAACCGCCAGCTGGAAGCCTGCCGCAAGCAAGCTGGCGGCGAGGGGATCGGCGCCGCACTGGAAGCCCAGGTGCAGCTGGTGATCAGCGGCGATCCCCGCACGGCGCCGCTGCGGGAGGCCCTGGCCTGGCTGAGCGCGAACGGCCGGCCGGGCGTGGACGATCTGGCGGACTGGCTGCTGGTGTCCGGGCTGAGCTGCAGGGTCGATGGCGCCGGAGCCGTCGCACCGGAGCGGGAACCGGCGGAAGGCATGCTGGCCGAAACCGAGGAGAACGGCCTCACGGTGCGCATCGCCCGGGCGGAAGGGGACAAGTGCGAGCGCTGCTGGCACTACACCACCGACATCGGAACCTCCAGCGCCCATCCCAGCCTCTGCGGGCGCTGCTTGGCGGTGCTGAGCTGA